A window of the Alkalidesulfovibrio alkalitolerans DSM 16529 genome harbors these coding sequences:
- a CDS encoding DUF3419 family protein, with product MFKSLHDRFFRLVHQGRLIYNCCWEDPALDRDLLELGPDARVVVITSAGCNALEYLLDDPARVDCVDMNYRQNALLELKKALILHAGHYQLWALFGRGADRDHERIYSSVRRHLPDFAKDFWDRKIGWFSPEGRGSFYYRGAAGDVAYAVSRLLWKLRPELRTLAMELLEAKDRQEQERVFAAIEPRLWSRVLSGIVRQPWLMAFLGVPRPQIDLIVREHPDGLAGFVRDRLRHVLTRVPIDENYFWRVYLTGSYTPACCPNYLKPENFEVLRERVARVHTHTDSLSGFLRANEGAYSHFVLLDHQDWMARHVPLALREEWGLILERALTGARVLLRSAGGRVDFIPEEALARLAFRPDLTEPAHPLDRVGTYGSQHLAEVG from the coding sequence ATGTTCAAGAGCCTGCACGACCGTTTCTTCCGTCTGGTCCACCAAGGCCGCCTGATCTATAATTGCTGCTGGGAAGACCCGGCGCTCGACCGGGACTTGCTTGAACTGGGGCCGGACGCGCGCGTCGTGGTCATCACCTCGGCCGGGTGCAACGCCCTGGAATACCTGCTCGACGATCCCGCCCGCGTGGATTGCGTGGACATGAACTACCGCCAGAACGCGCTGCTCGAACTCAAGAAGGCGCTCATCCTGCATGCCGGGCACTACCAGCTTTGGGCGCTCTTCGGTCGCGGCGCGGATCGCGACCACGAGCGCATCTATTCCTCCGTGCGTCGCCATCTGCCCGACTTCGCCAAGGATTTCTGGGACAGGAAGATCGGCTGGTTCTCGCCCGAGGGGCGGGGGTCGTTCTACTACCGGGGCGCGGCCGGGGACGTGGCCTACGCGGTCTCGCGCCTGCTGTGGAAATTGCGGCCGGAGCTTCGCACGCTGGCCATGGAGCTTTTGGAGGCCAAGGATCGGCAGGAGCAGGAGCGGGTCTTCGCGGCCATCGAGCCCCGGCTGTGGAGCCGGGTGCTGTCTGGAATCGTGCGCCAGCCGTGGCTCATGGCCTTTTTGGGCGTGCCGCGCCCCCAGATCGACCTCATCGTGCGCGAGCACCCGGATGGACTGGCTGGCTTCGTCCGCGACCGGCTCAGGCACGTGCTGACGCGCGTGCCCATCGACGAGAATTATTTCTGGCGCGTCTATCTGACCGGATCCTACACGCCTGCCTGCTGTCCGAACTACCTCAAGCCCGAGAATTTCGAGGTTCTGCGCGAGCGGGTGGCGCGCGTCCACACCCATACCGACAGCCTGAGCGGTTTTTTGCGCGCAAACGAGGGGGCTTACAGCCATTTCGTGCTCCTTGACCATCAGGACTGGATGGCCAGGCACGTTCCGCTGGCCCTGCGCGAGGAATGGGGGCTGATCCTTGAGCGGGCGTTGACCGGGGCCAGGGTGCTGCTGCGCTCTGCTGGCGGCCGCGTGGACTTCATCCCCGAGGAGGCCTTGGCGCGGCTCGCTTTTCGTCCCGATCTGACCGAGCCCGCGCATCCCCTCGACCGCGTGGGCACCTACGGCAGCCAGCACCTGGCGGAGGTCGGCTGA
- a CDS encoding class I SAM-dependent methyltransferase, producing the protein MRDAAFATHEKLNRYYAVHARIYDATRWTFLLGRNEILDVAARELSAIHEPRILEAGCGTGRNLQTLGRRMPRASLTGVDVCAPMLARASKRLGGLGLCRAGVTAKLARRPYDAPLEPGSHDLVLFSYALSMFNPGFEQALDAAYADLRPGGLLAVVDFHDTALDGFRAWMRANHVRMEGHLLPELEARFAPRRVSVRPAWFGVWRYALFVGEKK; encoded by the coding sequence ATGCGCGACGCAGCCTTCGCCACGCACGAGAAGCTCAACCGCTACTATGCCGTGCACGCGCGCATCTACGACGCCACGCGCTGGACGTTCCTGCTCGGCCGCAACGAGATATTGGATGTCGCGGCGCGCGAGCTTTCCGCAATCCATGAGCCGCGAATTCTGGAGGCGGGATGCGGCACGGGCCGCAATCTGCAGACTTTGGGCAGGCGCATGCCGCGCGCCTCGCTGACCGGGGTGGACGTGTGCGCGCCCATGCTGGCCAGGGCCAGCAAGCGGCTCGGGGGGCTGGGGCTTTGCCGGGCCGGGGTCACGGCCAAGCTCGCGCGGCGGCCGTACGACGCGCCGCTCGAACCGGGGTCGCACGACCTCGTTCTCTTTTCCTACGCCTTGTCCATGTTCAATCCGGGCTTCGAGCAGGCGTTGGATGCGGCCTACGCGGATCTTCGTCCCGGCGGGCTGCTCGCGGTGGTGGATTTCCACGACACGGCCTTGGACGGCTTTCGGGCCTGGATGCGGGCCAACCACGTGCGCATGGAAGGGCATCTCCTGCCCGAACTCGAAGCGCGTTTCGCGCCGCGCCGCGTGAGCGTTCGCCCGGCCTGGTTCGGCGTCTGGCGGTACGCGCTGTTCGTGGGCGAGAAGAAATAG
- a CDS encoding response regulator transcription factor — MTHPRATVLVIDDDPTMRRFIRAVLEREGHEVIEAANGKEGLALFRSRPVNCLIVDIFMPDKDGLETIMELRNESAECRILAMSGGGSLGDMSFLDYSRAFGAQALLRKPFAPDELLSAVSGLLATP; from the coding sequence ATGACGCATCCCCGGGCCACCGTGCTCGTCATCGACGACGACCCGACCATGCGACGCTTCATCCGCGCCGTGCTGGAACGCGAAGGCCACGAGGTGATCGAGGCGGCCAACGGTAAGGAGGGGCTTGCGCTCTTCCGCTCGCGGCCGGTGAACTGCCTGATCGTGGACATCTTCATGCCGGACAAGGACGGCCTGGAAACGATCATGGAGCTTCGCAACGAATCGGCCGAATGCCGCATCCTGGCCATGTCCGGCGGCGGATCGCTGGGCGACATGAGTTTTCTGGACTATTCCAGGGCCTTCGGCGCGCAAGCGCTGTTGCGAAAACCCTTCGCTCCGGACGAGTTGCTGTCCGCCGTGAGCGGCCTGCTCGCCACACCATGA
- a CDS encoding response regulator: MAEHTHSTSRPASGDQRPVLLVEDDVLNAMYTEQVLRRMGLPARVAGSGRAALEIMASLPVRAVILDIELPDMDGFEVLRRVREARHWATSSDVPVFALTGHERAWIKKRDVTGALSGILSKPISEAALAEALAPSANALTGRSLGADTALAREFASIFLDELPGRLAGLRHAMDTDDLGALARHGHSLKSTTAMVGATRASIAAMRLEAAAVQGCPEDCRSLVADLERELHAARTSLDA; the protein is encoded by the coding sequence ATGGCTGAACACACCCATTCCACATCCCGTCCGGCCTCCGGGGATCAACGCCCTGTCCTGCTGGTCGAGGACGACGTCCTGAACGCCATGTACACGGAACAGGTGCTGCGCAGGATGGGCCTGCCAGCGCGCGTTGCGGGTTCCGGACGCGCGGCCCTGGAAATCATGGCCTCCCTGCCGGTCCGGGCGGTGATCCTGGACATCGAACTGCCGGACATGGACGGCTTCGAGGTCTTGCGGCGCGTGCGCGAGGCGCGACACTGGGCCACTTCATCCGACGTGCCCGTCTTTGCGCTCACCGGCCATGAGCGGGCCTGGATCAAAAAACGGGATGTGACCGGCGCACTGAGCGGAATTCTCTCCAAGCCCATCTCGGAAGCAGCCCTGGCCGAGGCGCTTGCACCGTCCGCAAATGCATTGACTGGACGATCGCTCGGCGCCGACACCGCCTTGGCGCGCGAGTTCGCGTCCATCTTCCTGGACGAGCTTCCCGGCCGCTTGGCGGGTCTGCGCCACGCAATGGACACGGATGACCTGGGCGCGCTGGCTCGTCACGGCCACTCCCTCAAAAGCACCACTGCCATGGTCGGCGCGACGCGTGCCTCCATCGCGGCCATGCGACTCGAAGCGGCCGCCGTGCAAGGCTGCCCCGAGGACTGCCGGAGCCTCGTCGCCGACCTGGAGCGCGAACTTCATGCCGCCCGCACGTCCCTGGACGCTTGA